Proteins encoded together in one Micromonospora auratinigra window:
- a CDS encoding VOC family protein — translation MTVGGLHHVEVWVPDLGAATRSWGWLLGELGWTPFQDWPAGRSWRLGATYLVLEESPALTARAHDRLAPGLNHLAFHAGPPAAVDRLVAAAPAHGWALLFPDRHPYAGGPGTYAGYLADGQGYEVELVGTVDGHP, via the coding sequence CTGACCGTCGGCGGCCTGCACCACGTGGAGGTGTGGGTACCCGACCTGGGCGCCGCCACGCGTAGCTGGGGCTGGCTCCTCGGCGAGCTGGGCTGGACGCCGTTCCAGGACTGGCCCGCCGGCCGGTCCTGGCGGCTCGGCGCCACCTACCTGGTGCTGGAGGAATCCCCCGCGCTCACCGCACGGGCGCACGACCGGCTCGCCCCGGGCCTCAACCACCTGGCCTTCCACGCCGGCCCGCCGGCCGCCGTGGACCGGCTGGTCGCGGCCGCCCCGGCGCACGGCTGGGCACTGCTCTTCCCGGACCGCCATCCGTACGCGGGCGGCCCCGGGACGTACGCCGGGTACCTCGCCGACGGGCAGGGGTACGAGGTGGAACTGGTCGGCACCGTGGACGGACACCCGTGA
- a CDS encoding 3-hydroxyacyl-CoA dehydrogenase family protein has translation MAGRLAVVGAGLMGSGIAQVAAQAGWQVTLRDVDDAATGRGVDGIRKSLTKFAEKGKIEASEVEATLARITPTTELEAAADADIVVEAVFEKIEIKHEVFRALDKICKADAVLATNTSAIPVTQIATATERPESVVGTHFFSPVPMMKLCELVRGYKTSDATLATAKAFAEEIGKTVVVVNRDIAGFVTTRLICALAMEAVKLVESGVISAEDLDTACKLGFGHAMGPLATVDLTGVDVLLNATKNIYTDTADEKFFPPELLQRMATAGDLGRKTGQGFYPY, from the coding sequence ATGGCGGGTCGACTCGCGGTCGTCGGGGCCGGGCTGATGGGCTCGGGCATCGCCCAGGTGGCGGCGCAGGCGGGCTGGCAGGTGACGCTGCGCGACGTCGACGACGCGGCCACCGGGCGGGGCGTCGACGGCATCCGGAAGTCGCTGACGAAGTTCGCCGAGAAGGGCAAGATCGAGGCGTCCGAGGTCGAGGCGACCCTGGCCCGGATCACCCCGACCACCGAGCTGGAGGCGGCGGCCGACGCGGACATCGTGGTCGAGGCGGTCTTCGAGAAGATCGAGATCAAGCACGAGGTGTTCCGCGCGCTGGACAAGATCTGCAAGGCGGACGCGGTGCTGGCCACCAACACCTCCGCCATCCCGGTCACCCAGATCGCCACCGCCACCGAGCGTCCCGAGTCGGTCGTCGGCACCCACTTCTTCTCACCGGTGCCGATGATGAAGCTCTGCGAGCTGGTCCGTGGCTACAAGACCAGCGACGCGACGCTGGCCACCGCGAAGGCGTTCGCCGAGGAGATCGGCAAGACCGTGGTGGTGGTCAACCGGGACATCGCCGGCTTCGTCACCACCCGGCTGATCTGCGCGCTGGCGATGGAGGCGGTCAAGCTGGTCGAGTCCGGGGTGATCTCCGCCGAGGACCTGGACACCGCCTGCAAGCTGGGCTTCGGGCACGCCATGGGCCCGCTGGCCACGGTCGACCTGACCGGCGTGGACGTGCTGCTCAACGCCACGAAGAACATCTACACCGACACGGCCGACGAGAAGTTCTTCCCGCCGGAGCTGCTCCAGCGGATGGCCACCGCCGGTGACCTGGGCCGCAAGACCGGCCAGGGCTTCTACCCGTACTGA
- a CDS encoding response regulator, with product MIRVLVVDDQTLVRAGVGLLLRTAGGFEVVGEAGDGLEAVRLAERLRPDVVLMDLRMPRLDGIEATRRILERQPSARVLVLTTFADDANVYGALGAGAIGYLVKDGAPEELVDAVRRAARGEQLLAPPVLARVLRRALAGHHQDRAPDPSTASARLLSAREREVLALVGAGLSNAEIGARLHLGVTTVKTHVSAAMEKLGLRNRVQAAVLAHRLGLVDDDFNPVPEPDRP from the coding sequence ATGATCAGAGTGCTCGTGGTGGACGACCAGACCCTGGTCCGGGCCGGGGTCGGCCTGCTGCTGCGGACCGCGGGCGGCTTCGAGGTGGTGGGTGAGGCCGGCGACGGTCTGGAGGCGGTCCGGCTCGCCGAGCGGCTGCGTCCGGACGTGGTGCTGATGGACCTGCGGATGCCCCGGCTGGACGGCATCGAGGCGACCCGGCGGATCCTGGAGCGGCAGCCGTCCGCGCGGGTGCTGGTGCTGACCACCTTCGCCGACGACGCCAACGTGTACGGCGCGCTCGGCGCGGGCGCGATCGGCTACCTGGTGAAGGACGGGGCCCCGGAGGAGCTGGTGGACGCGGTCCGGCGGGCCGCCCGGGGTGAGCAGCTGCTGGCACCCCCGGTGCTGGCCCGGGTGCTGCGGCGGGCCCTCGCCGGGCATCACCAGGACCGGGCGCCGGACCCGTCGACGGCGTCGGCGCGCCTGCTCAGCGCCCGGGAACGGGAGGTGCTGGCCCTGGTCGGCGCGGGGCTGTCCAACGCGGAGATCGGCGCGCGGCTGCACCTGGGGGTGACCACCGTCAAGACCCACGTGTCGGCGGCGATGGAGAAGCTGGGGCTGCGCAACCGGGTGCAGGCGGCCGTGCTGGCGCACCGGTTGGGCCTGGTCGACGACGACTTCAACCCGGTGCCGGAGCCGGACCGCCCCTAG
- a CDS encoding DUF4241 domain-containing protein, whose product MTAIRTVAYADGWDGSVVNPLGRAEAEARDAAGQPYAVLVLADGRPEWVVAISWGDGYCGTTRLDRRGRRVAADEWRRGPDGDLFLRCRRTWHGPEDVGDHEFAHVAARHSTTYRLDGRRHDIDEPRGDRGGRTDTSGVEPAPRAPRPAFGRWQDLLGLAGDVRLVETAAHGLPVSSADEPPWRPPRPASPPDLESLFVAGVDRTVGDGAERARLELRHLGDLRLPSGRLIATDPAWLEHDLVPYAVTVPPGCYPVTLSLARIGDDPRHVRVAAARLTVTDRPVHRWEMALRPGQELLDLGHDEFFGFGVDAGMACFVDADEAAGRIETWRTFRIGEQPYLRVEDGGMVLWASGWGDGAYPTWIGRDADGGVACFVADMLL is encoded by the coding sequence GTGACGGCGATCCGCACCGTGGCGTACGCCGACGGCTGGGACGGGTCGGTCGTCAACCCGCTGGGCCGGGCGGAGGCCGAGGCCCGCGACGCCGCCGGTCAGCCGTACGCGGTGCTGGTGCTGGCCGACGGCCGACCGGAGTGGGTCGTCGCGATCTCGTGGGGCGACGGCTACTGCGGCACCACCCGCCTCGACCGCCGGGGCCGGCGGGTGGCCGCCGACGAGTGGCGGCGGGGACCCGACGGCGACCTGTTCCTGCGCTGCCGGCGTACCTGGCACGGCCCGGAGGACGTCGGCGATCACGAGTTCGCACACGTGGCGGCCCGGCACAGCACGACGTACCGGCTGGACGGCCGCCGGCACGACATCGACGAGCCGCGGGGCGACCGGGGCGGCCGGACGGACACGTCCGGGGTCGAGCCGGCCCCCCGCGCGCCCCGGCCGGCCTTCGGCCGCTGGCAGGACCTGCTCGGCCTGGCCGGCGACGTCCGGCTGGTCGAGACCGCCGCGCACGGCTTGCCCGTCAGCTCGGCCGACGAACCGCCCTGGCGGCCACCCCGGCCGGCGTCCCCGCCGGACCTGGAGAGCCTGTTCGTGGCCGGCGTGGACCGCACCGTCGGCGACGGCGCCGAGCGGGCCCGACTGGAACTCCGCCACCTCGGTGACCTGCGCCTGCCCTCCGGCCGGCTGATCGCGACCGACCCGGCGTGGCTGGAGCACGATTTGGTGCCGTATGCCGTCACCGTCCCGCCGGGCTGTTACCCGGTGACGCTCAGCCTGGCCCGGATCGGCGACGACCCGCGCCACGTCCGGGTGGCGGCGGCCCGGTTGACCGTCACCGACCGGCCGGTGCACCGCTGGGAGATGGCGCTACGACCGGGGCAGGAGCTGCTCGACCTGGGCCACGACGAGTTCTTCGGGTTCGGCGTGGACGCCGGGATGGCCTGCTTCGTGGACGCCGACGAGGCCGCCGGCCGGATCGAGACGTGGCGGACGTTCCGGATCGGCGAGCAGCCGTACCTGCGCGTCGAGGACGGCGGGATGGTGCTCTGGGCCAGCGGCTGGGGCGACGGGGCGTACCCGACCTGGATCGGTCGGGACGCCGACGGCGGCGTCGCCTGCTTCGTCGCCGACATGTTGCTCTGA
- a CDS encoding DedA family protein, which translates to MTLLDPLLDRLDTLPPAGLLLAAAAVLAAEVGLLVGVVLPAATTMLTVGLLAHAGRLDLAPALAVTTLAAFAGDQLGFLEGRLWGPRLRGGRIGRWVGEPRWRRAEELVVTRGGPAVLLGRWTAFARTLVPRVAGAAGLPYRTFVLFDGVAVLVWVPGTVLLGWAVGGVPAGLPAVGGLLVAAVVAVVVVTRRRRARRARRAGSVSRACRGPVRGRVRPGRGPSGSRRPGAGRSAPARRGALDRS; encoded by the coding sequence GTGACTCTCCTGGATCCCCTGCTGGACCGCCTCGACACCCTGCCGCCGGCCGGGCTGCTGCTGGCCGCGGCGGCGGTGCTCGCCGCCGAGGTGGGGCTGCTGGTCGGCGTCGTGCTGCCGGCCGCCACCACGATGCTGACGGTCGGCCTGCTGGCGCACGCCGGCCGGCTCGACCTGGCACCCGCGCTGGCCGTCACCACGCTGGCCGCGTTCGCCGGCGACCAGCTCGGCTTCCTGGAGGGCCGGCTGTGGGGGCCGCGCCTGCGCGGCGGCCGGATCGGCCGTTGGGTCGGCGAGCCGCGGTGGCGGCGGGCCGAGGAACTGGTGGTGACGCGGGGTGGGCCGGCGGTGCTGCTCGGCCGCTGGACGGCGTTCGCGCGCACCCTGGTGCCCCGGGTGGCCGGGGCCGCCGGGCTGCCGTACCGGACGTTCGTCCTCTTCGACGGGGTGGCGGTGCTGGTCTGGGTGCCCGGCACGGTGCTGCTCGGCTGGGCCGTCGGTGGGGTGCCGGCCGGGCTGCCGGCCGTGGGCGGCCTGCTGGTGGCGGCGGTGGTCGCCGTCGTGGTGGTGACCCGCCGCCGCCGGGCCCGGCGGGCCCGACGGGCCGGGTCGGTGTCCCGCGCCTGTCGCGGTCCGGTACGGGGTCGGGTCCGACCCGGCCGGGGACCGTCCGGTTCCCGGCGGCCGGGCGCCGGCCGCAGCGCGCCGGCCCGGCGGGGTGCCCTGGACCGCTCGTAG
- a CDS encoding cob(I)yrinic acid a,c-diamide adenosyltransferase: MAVHLTRIYTKAGDAGMTRLSNNEQVPKTDPRIAAYADVDECNAAIGVALALGQLSDELRVVLESIQNDMFDVGADLATPVEPDPAYPPLRVTEEYVERLEGWCDEYNARLSKLDSFILPGGTAGAALLHVARTTARRAERAAWALVSHDPDRTSPLPAKYLNRLSDLLFILSRTANPDGDVLWVPGGKR; encoded by the coding sequence ATGGCCGTCCACCTCACGCGCATCTACACCAAGGCCGGCGACGCCGGCATGACCAGGCTGAGCAACAACGAGCAGGTGCCGAAGACCGATCCGCGGATCGCCGCGTACGCGGACGTCGACGAGTGCAACGCCGCGATCGGCGTCGCGCTCGCCCTGGGGCAGCTCTCCGACGAGCTGCGGGTGGTGCTGGAGTCGATCCAGAACGACATGTTCGACGTCGGCGCGGACCTGGCGACCCCGGTGGAGCCGGACCCGGCGTACCCGCCGCTGCGGGTGACCGAGGAGTACGTCGAGCGCCTCGAGGGCTGGTGCGACGAGTACAACGCGCGCCTGAGCAAGCTCGACTCCTTCATCCTCCCCGGCGGCACCGCCGGCGCGGCACTGCTGCACGTGGCCCGCACCACCGCCCGGCGCGCCGAGCGTGCGGCCTGGGCGCTGGTCTCCCACGACCCGGACCGGACCAGCCCGCTCCCGGCCAAGTATCTCAACCGGCTCTCCGATCTGCTCTTTATCCTGTCAAGAACGGCAAATCCGGACGGAGATGTGCTATGGGTGCCGGGCGGTAAGCGCTGA
- a CDS encoding protein meaA, producing the protein MDDATPGRLPERDRPWVMRTYAGHSSAAATNALFRRNLAKGQTGLSVAFDLATQTGYDPDHELATGEVGRVGVPVAHLGDMRALFEGIPLAGMNTSMTINAPAMWLLGLYGTVAAEQGAELVRCAGTTQNDIIKEYLSRGTYIFPPAASLRLTADVIAYTLREMPRWNPVNICSYHLQEAGATPVQEVGFALATAVAVLDTVRDSGQVPVERMGDVVQRISFFVNAGVRFVEEIAKMRAFGALWDEITRDRYGVTEAKQRRFRYGVQVNSLGLTEAQPENNIQRIVLEMLGVTLSRDARARAVQLPAWNEALGLPRPWDQQWSLRMQQVLAYESDLLEYPDLFEGSHVMTALVDDIVTGARVELEKVLEMGGVVAAVETGYLKSALVASLADRRRRMEAGTDVVVGVNRYTETEPSPLTAAGAGAVEQVDPAVEAAAADAVREWRAGRDADAVAAALDRLRADAATTTNLMDATLACVRAGVTTGEWAGALRQVFGEYRAPTGLAGAAGAGGDAGLAAVRERVTATARELGSGRLRLLVGKPGLDGHSNGAEQIAVRARDAGFEVVYQGIRLTAGQIVAAAVEEDVDLVGLSVLSGSHLAAVPAVLDGLRAAGRGDLPVVVGGIIPTGDAEALRAAGVARVFTPKDFALTGIIDELVTVIREANELS; encoded by the coding sequence ATGGATGACGCGACGCCGGGACGCCTGCCGGAGCGGGACCGCCCGTGGGTGATGCGCACGTACGCCGGGCACTCCTCCGCCGCGGCCACCAACGCCCTGTTCCGCCGCAACCTGGCCAAGGGGCAGACCGGTCTCTCCGTCGCCTTCGACCTGGCCACCCAGACCGGGTACGACCCGGACCACGAGCTGGCCACCGGCGAGGTGGGCCGGGTGGGCGTCCCGGTGGCGCACCTGGGCGACATGCGGGCCCTCTTCGAGGGCATCCCGCTGGCCGGCATGAACACCTCGATGACCATCAACGCGCCGGCCATGTGGCTGCTCGGCCTCTACGGCACGGTCGCCGCCGAGCAGGGCGCCGAGCTGGTCCGCTGCGCGGGGACCACGCAGAACGACATCATCAAGGAGTACCTGTCCCGGGGGACGTACATCTTCCCGCCGGCCGCGTCGCTGCGGCTGACCGCCGACGTCATCGCGTACACGCTGCGCGAGATGCCGCGGTGGAACCCGGTCAACATCTGCTCGTACCACCTCCAGGAGGCCGGCGCGACGCCGGTGCAGGAGGTCGGCTTCGCGCTGGCCACCGCCGTCGCCGTGCTGGACACCGTCCGCGACTCCGGCCAGGTGCCGGTCGAGCGGATGGGCGACGTGGTCCAGCGGATCTCCTTCTTCGTCAACGCCGGGGTGCGCTTCGTCGAGGAGATCGCCAAGATGCGCGCGTTCGGCGCGCTCTGGGACGAGATCACCCGCGACCGGTACGGCGTGACCGAGGCGAAGCAGCGCCGGTTCCGCTACGGCGTGCAGGTCAACTCGCTCGGCCTCACCGAGGCACAGCCGGAGAACAACATCCAGCGCATCGTGCTGGAGATGCTCGGCGTCACGCTGTCCCGCGACGCCCGGGCCCGCGCCGTGCAGCTGCCGGCCTGGAACGAGGCGCTGGGCCTGCCCCGGCCCTGGGACCAGCAGTGGTCGCTGCGGATGCAGCAGGTGCTGGCGTACGAGTCGGACCTGCTGGAGTATCCCGACCTGTTCGAGGGCTCGCACGTGATGACCGCGCTGGTCGACGACATCGTCACCGGGGCCCGGGTCGAGCTGGAGAAGGTGCTGGAGATGGGCGGCGTGGTCGCCGCCGTGGAGACCGGCTACCTGAAGAGCGCCCTGGTCGCCTCGCTCGCCGACCGGCGTCGGCGGATGGAGGCCGGCACCGACGTGGTGGTCGGCGTCAACCGGTACACCGAGACCGAGCCGTCGCCGCTGACCGCGGCCGGCGCCGGGGCGGTCGAGCAGGTCGACCCGGCGGTCGAGGCGGCCGCCGCCGACGCCGTACGCGAGTGGCGGGCCGGCCGGGACGCGGACGCCGTCGCCGCCGCGCTGGACCGGCTGCGCGCGGACGCCGCGACCACGACGAACCTGATGGACGCCACGCTGGCCTGCGTGCGGGCCGGGGTCACCACCGGCGAGTGGGCCGGCGCGCTGCGCCAGGTCTTCGGCGAGTACCGGGCCCCGACGGGGCTCGCGGGCGCGGCCGGGGCCGGCGGCGACGCGGGCCTGGCGGCGGTCCGCGAGCGGGTCACCGCCACCGCGCGGGAGCTGGGCAGCGGCCGGCTGCGGCTGCTGGTCGGCAAGCCCGGACTGGACGGGCACTCCAACGGCGCGGAGCAGATCGCGGTGCGCGCCCGCGACGCCGGCTTCGAGGTGGTCTACCAGGGCATCCGGTTGACCGCAGGGCAGATCGTGGCCGCCGCCGTCGAGGAGGACGTGGACCTGGTCGGCCTCTCCGTGCTCTCCGGCTCGCACCTGGCCGCCGTGCCGGCGGTGCTGGACGGCCTGCGTGCCGCCGGCCGGGGCGACCTGCCGGTGGTGGTCGGCGGCATCATCCCGACCGGGGACGCCGAGGCGCTGCGGGCCGCCGGGGTGGCCCGGGTCTTCACCCCGAAGGACTTCGCCCTCACCGGCATCATCGACGAGCTGGTCACCGTGATCCGCGAGGCCAACGAGCTGAGCTGA
- a CDS encoding alpha/beta hydrolase — protein sequence MAHTLTRRTLLTAVAGVAGVAAVGGLATRRLAGRETVGGPDVPTGDQRLIRIASGARGRDVDLWTAVPEGYGDGRGLPVCLVLHGASYTPRDFGRLGLGRFLTDAVRRGAPPFVLAGATGPRLWQRNGADDPLRMLREEVPTWCARRGFDSSRLAAWGWSRGGFGALLLAEAYPGWLRTVAALSPAVSRDDEVFAGVGRLRGTPVGLWCGRQDNFLTDVRALARALPEPPVRASFTDGRHNFGYWNTVIPAAFALLGGALTPPRAA from the coding sequence ATGGCTCACACCCTGACCCGGCGCACCCTGCTGACGGCCGTCGCCGGAGTGGCCGGCGTCGCGGCCGTGGGCGGGCTCGCCACCCGCCGGCTGGCCGGCCGGGAGACCGTCGGCGGGCCGGACGTCCCGACCGGGGACCAGCGGCTGATCCGGATCGCGTCCGGCGCGCGGGGCCGCGACGTGGACCTCTGGACCGCCGTCCCCGAGGGGTACGGCGACGGCCGGGGCCTGCCCGTCTGCCTGGTGCTGCACGGTGCCTCCTACACCCCGCGCGACTTCGGCCGGCTCGGGCTGGGCCGCTTCCTCACCGACGCGGTACGCCGGGGCGCGCCGCCGTTCGTGCTCGCCGGGGCCACCGGCCCCCGCCTCTGGCAGCGCAACGGTGCCGACGACCCGCTGCGGATGCTGCGGGAGGAGGTGCCCACCTGGTGTGCCCGGCGCGGCTTCGACAGCAGCCGGCTGGCCGCCTGGGGCTGGTCGCGGGGCGGGTTCGGGGCGCTGCTGCTGGCCGAGGCGTACCCGGGCTGGCTGCGTACGGTGGCCGCCCTCTCCCCCGCCGTCAGCCGCGACGACGAGGTCTTCGCCGGGGTCGGGCGGCTGCGGGGCACCCCGGTCGGGCTCTGGTGCGGCCGGCAGGACAACTTCCTCACCGACGTCCGGGCCCTCGCCCGGGCCCTGCCCGAGCCACCGGTACGCGCCTCGTTCACCGACGGGCGGCACAACTTCGGCTACTGGAACACCGTCATCCCGGCGGCGTTCGCGCTGCTGGGCGGCGCGCTCACCCCGCCCCGGGCAGCGTGA
- a CDS encoding ABC transporter permease, whose product MTTTTKPAAPVATAGGRRLGAGALALRQGRLEITQFLRSRESVVFTMGFPIIMILIFAAIFSDEIAPGVSYTQYFITGMIATGLMTVSFQNLGIWIPIERDRGVLKRYRGTPMPKWVWFAGKVLMVVAIGIAETVLLLAVSVALFDLKLPDTAAKWVTFGWVAVLGVTACTLCGIAISSLARTARSGSAVVTPVALVLQFISGVFFVFTNLPTWMQQVAALFPLKWMCQGLRSVFLPESFGGQEPGGSFELGKVALVLALWCVIGLVLCLTTFRWTTKRDG is encoded by the coding sequence ATGACCACCACCACGAAGCCGGCGGCCCCGGTCGCCACCGCCGGAGGCCGGCGGCTCGGCGCGGGCGCGCTGGCGCTGCGCCAGGGGCGGCTGGAGATCACCCAGTTCCTGCGCAGCCGGGAGTCCGTCGTGTTCACGATGGGTTTCCCGATCATCATGATCCTGATCTTCGCGGCCATCTTCAGCGATGAGATCGCCCCGGGCGTCAGCTACACGCAGTACTTCATCACCGGCATGATCGCGACCGGTCTGATGACGGTGAGTTTCCAGAACCTCGGCATCTGGATCCCGATCGAACGGGACCGGGGGGTGCTCAAGCGCTACCGGGGCACCCCGATGCCGAAGTGGGTCTGGTTCGCCGGCAAGGTGCTCATGGTGGTGGCGATCGGGATCGCCGAGACCGTGCTGCTGCTCGCCGTCTCGGTGGCGCTGTTCGACCTGAAGCTGCCGGACACCGCCGCCAAGTGGGTCACCTTCGGCTGGGTCGCCGTCCTCGGCGTCACCGCCTGCACCCTCTGCGGCATCGCCATCTCCTCGCTGGCCCGCACCGCGCGCAGCGGCTCCGCCGTGGTCACGCCCGTGGCGCTGGTGCTCCAGTTCATCTCCGGGGTGTTCTTCGTCTTCACCAACCTGCCGACCTGGATGCAGCAGGTCGCCGCGCTCTTCCCGCTCAAGTGGATGTGCCAGGGGCTGCGCTCGGTCTTCCTGCCGGAGAGCTTCGGCGGCCAGGAGCCGGGTGGTTCCTTCGAGCTGGGCAAGGTCGCCCTGGTGCTCGCCCTCTGGTGCGTGATCGGCCTGGTCCTCTGCCTGACCACCTTCCGCTGGACCACCAAGCGCGACGGCTGA
- the murA gene encoding UDP-N-acetylglucosamine 1-carboxyvinyltransferase, whose product MTHSLRIPDLTIPARPGQPGWTAGVGPGDAGDPAVNDVDVIRVHGQARLAGTVHVVGAKNSALKLMAAALLAPGRSVITNVPRITDIAIMGEVLRRLGCGVRFTADDPVDPMVAHGGVERSRSVVIDVPECPGAEADYDLVRRLRASICVLGPLLARRGYVRVAHPGGDAIGSRGLDMHIAGLARMGAEISGEHGFVIAEAPHGLHGAEIVLDFPSVGATENLVMAAVLARGTTTIDNAAREPEIVDICTMLNRMGARIEGAGSSTLHIVGVPALHPVRHATVGDRIVAGTWAFAAAMTRGDVTVTGVEPAFLEVALDKLVSAGGLVETRGNAFRVRMDDRPAAVDVVTLPFPGFATDLLPMAIGLAAVSAGASLITENIFDGRFMFANEMMRLGADIRTDGHHALVCGRDRLSGAPVRATDIRAGAGLIIAGLCADGITEVSHVHHVDRGYPDFVADLRALGVTVERGTVPEEPALEI is encoded by the coding sequence ATGACGCACAGCCTACGGATACCGGACCTGACCATCCCGGCGCGGCCGGGGCAGCCCGGCTGGACCGCCGGCGTGGGCCCGGGGGACGCCGGTGACCCGGCGGTCAACGACGTCGACGTCATCCGGGTGCACGGGCAGGCCAGGCTGGCCGGCACGGTGCACGTGGTCGGCGCGAAGAACTCGGCGTTGAAGCTGATGGCCGCCGCGCTGCTGGCCCCGGGCCGCAGCGTGATCACCAACGTGCCCCGGATCACCGACATCGCGATCATGGGGGAGGTGCTGCGCCGGCTGGGTTGCGGCGTACGGTTCACCGCCGACGACCCGGTCGACCCGATGGTGGCCCACGGCGGGGTGGAACGGTCCCGCTCGGTGGTGATCGACGTGCCGGAGTGCCCCGGCGCGGAGGCGGACTACGACCTGGTCCGCCGGCTGCGGGCGTCGATCTGCGTGCTCGGTCCGCTGCTGGCCCGCCGGGGGTACGTGCGGGTGGCCCACCCGGGCGGCGACGCGATCGGCTCCCGGGGCCTGGACATGCACATCGCCGGGCTGGCCCGGATGGGCGCGGAGATCTCCGGCGAGCACGGCTTCGTCATCGCCGAGGCCCCGCACGGGCTGCACGGCGCGGAGATCGTGCTGGACTTCCCGAGCGTCGGCGCGACCGAGAACCTGGTGATGGCGGCGGTGCTGGCCCGGGGCACGACGACCATCGACAACGCGGCGCGGGAGCCGGAGATCGTCGACATCTGCACCATGCTCAACCGGATGGGGGCCCGGATCGAGGGGGCCGGCAGCTCCACCCTGCACATCGTCGGGGTGCCGGCGCTGCACCCGGTGCGGCACGCCACGGTGGGGGACCGGATCGTCGCCGGGACCTGGGCGTTCGCGGCGGCGATGACCCGCGGGGACGTCACCGTCACCGGCGTCGAGCCGGCCTTCCTGGAGGTCGCGCTGGACAAGCTGGTCTCGGCCGGCGGCCTGGTGGAGACCCGGGGCAACGCCTTCCGGGTACGGATGGACGACCGGCCGGCGGCCGTCGACGTGGTGACCCTGCCCTTCCCGGGATTCGCCACCGACCTGCTGCCGATGGCGATCGGGCTGGCCGCGGTCAGCGCCGGGGCGTCCCTGATCACCGAGAACATCTTCGACGGCCGGTTCATGTTCGCCAACGAGATGATGCGGCTCGGCGCGGACATCCGGACCGACGGTCACCACGCCCTGGTCTGCGGCCGGGACCGGCTCTCCGGCGCCCCGGTACGGGCCACCGACATCCGGGCCGGCGCCGGCCTGATCATCGCCGGGCTCTGCGCGGACGGGATCACCGAGGTGTCCCACGTGCACCACGTGGACCGGGGCTACCCGGACTTCGTCGCCGACCTGCGGGCCCTCGGCGTGACCGTGGAGCGCGGCACGGTGCCGGAGGAGCCGGCCCTGGAGATCTGA
- a CDS encoding ABC transporter ATP-binding protein → MDDELAISVRGLRKAYGDNVAVAGVDLDVHRGEVFALLGPNGAGKTTTVEILEGYRHRDAGEVRVLGTDPARPDPLWRSRVGIVLQGTGEFDELTVAEVVRHFSGFYPDADDPDKVVERVGLGGKAKARTHTLSGGQKRRLDVALGIIGRPELLFLDEPTTGFDPEARREFWELIRDLAAAGTTIVLTTHYLDEAESLADRVGVIAAGRVIEVAPPNRLGNRQEGLVTVSWRTPDGGTRTTETATPTALVADLAARFGGEVPGLTVTRPTLEDVYLRMIGHS, encoded by the coding sequence ATGGATGACGAGCTCGCTATCTCCGTACGGGGACTGCGCAAGGCGTACGGGGACAACGTCGCGGTGGCGGGTGTGGACCTCGACGTGCACCGGGGCGAGGTGTTCGCCCTGCTCGGGCCGAACGGCGCCGGCAAGACCACCACGGTGGAGATCCTGGAGGGCTACCGGCACCGCGACGCCGGTGAGGTACGCGTGCTCGGCACCGACCCGGCCAGGCCGGACCCGCTCTGGCGGTCCCGGGTCGGCATCGTGCTCCAGGGCACCGGCGAGTTCGACGAGCTGACCGTGGCCGAGGTGGTCCGGCACTTCTCCGGCTTCTACCCGGACGCCGACGACCCGGACAAGGTGGTCGAGCGGGTCGGGCTGGGCGGTAAGGCGAAGGCCCGTACGCACACCCTCTCCGGCGGGCAGAAGCGCCGCCTCGACGTGGCGCTGGGCATCATCGGCCGCCCCGAGCTGCTCTTCCTGGACGAGCCGACGACCGGCTTCGACCCGGAGGCCCGGCGCGAGTTCTGGGAGCTGATCCGCGACCTGGCCGCCGCCGGCACCACCATCGTGCTGACCACGCACTACCTGGACGAGGCCGAGTCGCTCGCCGACCGGGTGGGCGTGATCGCCGCCGGCCGGGTGATCGAGGTGGCCCCGCCGAACCGGCTCGGCAACCGGCAGGAGGGCCTGGTCACGGTCTCCTGGCGTACCCCGGACGGCGGCACGCGGACGACGGAGACCGCGACGCCGACGGCGCTGGTCGCCGACCTGGCCGCGCGCTTCGGCGGCGAGGTGCCCGGCCTCACCGTGACCCGGCCGACCCTGGAAGACGTCTACCTGCGGATGATCGGACACTCCTGA